TCCAGACGGACCTTCAAATGGAACAGGAGGAACCCATCCAGAATGGTGATTGTCCATAATTCCCATGTGCCAGATTTGCGGACCCATTTTTCCGCCTGCAGCATGAACTTCTTCAATCACTTTTTTCCATCCGTTTAAGGCTAAATCACCATAAAAATGAGGAACATTAGCATCATTAGAAGAAGATTTTCTGTCAATAACAGTTCCTTCAGACAGAATTAATCCAACTTCGCCTTCAGCTCTTTTTTGGTAGTAAGCTGCGACTTCATCAGTTGGAACTCCGTTTGGAGAAAAAGAGCGCGTCATTGGCGCCATTACGATTCGGTTTTTCAGATTTAACGACTTTAAGTTAAATTCAGAAAATAGGTTGTTTGTACTCATAGTAATTTTACAAATTAGATTGAATTAATTTACTGAGTGCTTCAAAGGCACCTTCGTTACGTTTATAATAAGTCCATTGTCCAACACGTTTGGCTTCGATAAAACCAGCGCGCTGTAAAATAGACAGGTATTCTGATACAGTTGATTGTGTTAAACCGGCCTTTGCCTGAATCTGTCCAACACACACACCATGCTCAAATCCCGCATGTTCGAGCTGGCCTGGAAAGTTAATTTCGGGTTCTTTCAGCCATTCCAGCATTTGCAGCCTAGATTTGTTAGATAATGCTTTAAAAATTTCTATCGTTTCCATGACGCAAATATATCGACTTTTCCCGATATGCCAATTTTCAGATATGCTTTTGTGATAATTTTATGATTGGAGTAGGAGAAAGTTTTGTTTTGGCTACGGATTTTTAGACAAGAAAATTTATATTTGTTTTTGATTTAATCTCGCAAAGTCGCAAAGTTTTTTGTTTCACGCAGATTTTACAGATTGAAGAGATCTGATTTTATTTATCTGCAACTTTTCGAGATTAAAAAAAGCTCCAAACAAATAAACTTAATCCAATTATGAAAAAAATCTACTTAGTTTTAACCTTCACATTCTTCAATTTGTTTATAAGCAACGCGCAAGTCGTAGGAACTGATATTGGAGATATTGCTCCAGAAATTGATCTTCCAGACACAAAAGGAGAAAAAGTAGCACTTTCTTCTTTACGAGGTTCTTTGGTTTTAGTAGACTTTTGGGCTTCTTGGTGCGGGCCTTGCATTAAAGAACAGCCTTTATTGATAAAACTACATAATGCTTATCCAGACAAATTATCGATTTATGGAGTTTCTATGGATACCAAAAAGCCATTGTGGACAGGAGCGATCGCAAAAGCAAAATTGCCTTGGACAAACGTTAGTGATTTGAAATACTGGCAATCTCCAGTTATTGGAGATTATATGTTGCAATCTATTCCATTGAATTTTTTAATTGATAAAAACGGAATTATTGTCGCAAAAAACATTCATGGACAGGCTTTAGAAGATAAAATTAAAACCTTGTTTGTAGAGTAATTGACTATAACAGAAAAGAACAGTAAGAAATTATAACTTTTCGTAAAAATAAAAAAGCCTAATCTTAAGAAGATTGGGCTTTAATTTTTTTTAAGACTCTTTAATCACTTTCTTTACACCTCCAAAACTGGTTTTCAGCATTTCTCTAATCTGAAACTGCGTTTTGTTTCCCGATGCGTTTTTCCAATCTTTGAGATCAAAAATATGGATTTGATCTGCGTAAGGATTTGTTAAGAATGAAATTCTTGAAATGGTATATTTATAGTATTTCAGTTCGTGAGAAACATGTCGATTAGGAACAACAATTAATATGTTTTCCCAATTCAAAAAGTCTTTCGGAACGTCTTTTCTTTCTAATAATCCTAAAGATTCAAAAAAAGCCACAATCTTTTGATCATTAAGTTTGTTAATCTTATGATCAAGGTTTTTGAAAGTCATTTGGAGTCTATTTTCATTCATAATAGTACTCATAGTAGAATTGCTTTTTAAGATTTCAATATAAAATTACATTAAAAGAAAATATTTTTTGAATCTGAAGCCATTAGATTCATTCTAAATTTTGGAAGCCTATTCTATAAACATTTATTATGAATGAGTTATCATATTTTGATAAAATACTATTAATGTTTCTTCTCTAAAAACTTTATTTTTATCGCTATTTGATTTTACTAACAAACCAAACTTATGAAAACCACTTTTGTTCAAAAAACAATTCTCTGTTTTTTTCTTGTATGTTCATTCCATTTATTGGCTCAAAATAAATCGGGTAGAGCGCTTGTTTTAATCGATAAAGATTGGAGCTTTTCATTTGGACATCAATACGAAACAAAAAAAGATTTCGGTCATGCCGAAGGCTATTTTTCGTATTTAACCAAAACAGGGTTTGGCGATGGGCCAGCAGCTTCTGGATTTGACGATCGTGCTTGGAGAAAATTGAATTTGCCACATGACTGGGCGGTAGAACAACCTTTTAGCGAAAATGCAAGTTTTAGTCACGGATTCAAATCAGCAGGCAAAAATTTCCCAGAGAAAAGTATTGGCTGGTATAGAAAAAAGATAAATATTCCGAATGAAGATTTAGGGAAAATTATTTCTCTAAAATTTGATGGAGTTTTTAGGAACTCTAAAGTCTTTTTCAACGGATTCTATTTAGGAACCGA
The Flavobacterium humidisoli DNA segment above includes these coding regions:
- a CDS encoding TlpA family protein disulfide reductase, whose protein sequence is MKKIYLVLTFTFFNLFISNAQVVGTDIGDIAPEIDLPDTKGEKVALSSLRGSLVLVDFWASWCGPCIKEQPLLIKLHNAYPDKLSIYGVSMDTKKPLWTGAIAKAKLPWTNVSDLKYWQSPVIGDYMLQSIPLNFLIDKNGIIVAKNIHGQALEDKIKTLFVE
- a CDS encoding ArsR/SmtB family transcription factor, coding for METIEIFKALSNKSRLQMLEWLKEPEINFPGQLEHAGFEHGVCVGQIQAKAGLTQSTVSEYLSILQRAGFIEAKRVGQWTYYKRNEGAFEALSKLIQSNL